CTCCAGTCGGGAGGCTACATCAGCGAGAGCGAGGTCGGGCCGACTCGACAGGTTCTTTCGGCGGCCGGCTTGACCTACCTGGCGGCGACCTTGATGGCCGTCCTGCAGCTGGTCCGCCTCTTGGTCATCCGGTCGTCCCGCGACGATTGACCGGCGCCGCTAGGGTCCGCGCCTTCTGAAGGCTTGCCGTCCGACCTCGGCGGTGGTCCCCCCGGCCCGTGTTCGCGGGGCACGGGGACCCCTCGATGTCGCCCTTTGAGTCAGTACCTCTGGACGAAAACCACGCCGGGGAGGGGACGATCTTGCCGGGCGGACCGCTCAATTCCAGGGAGATCGCGCTCCGCGCGCTGCTGGCCGTCGAGCAACAGGGGCAGGCCGCCCAGGCTGCCCTGGACTCGTTTTGGGCCGGCCCGGCGAGGCCCGACAAGCGCGACCGGGCCCTGGCCACCGAGCTGACTTATGGAACCTTGCGCCGGCGCCAGGCCCTCGATTGGGCCCTGGACAAGGTCTCGAAACGGCCCGTCGTCGACCTCGACCCGAGGGTTCGGGGGATCCTCCGCCTCGGGGCCTATCAGCTGATGTTCATGGACCGGATCCCCGCCCACGCGGCCGTCGACGAGGCGGTCCGGCAGGCCTCGAGGGGCGGGCACAAGGGGATCACCGGCTTCGTCAACGGAGTCCTCCGCCATCTGGCCAGGGGCCTCGGCGATGGGTCGGTCGCCCTGCCCGGGCCGGAGGAGCTCTGGGACTACCTGACGGTGACCGAGTCCCACCCAGACTGGCTCGTTCGGCGCTGGCTGAACGAGCTCGGGGAGAGCGACACGGCGGCCATCTGTCACCTGGACAACCAGCCCGCGCCCACGTGCATCCGGGCTAATCGGCTGAGAAATGACCGTGAGCGTCTGGCCGCGGCCCTCATGGCGGAAGGCGTGACCGTCACCGTGGGTCGGCTGGCTTCCGAGGGGCTGTCCATCGAGGGTTACTCGTCTATTCCGGAACTGGCGGCCTTCCGGGAGGGACACTTCTTCGTCCAGGACGAGGCGGCCATGCTGGTGGCCCCGGTGCTGAATCCGCGACCCGGCGAGACCATCGTCGACGCCTGCAGCGTCCCCGGCGGGAAGGCCACTCACCTGGCCGAACTGGCCGAGAACAAAGCCACCGTGCTGGCCGTCGACATCGCCCGGTCGAAGCTGGGCCTGATCACGGAGAACTGCCGCCGCCTGGGCATCGAGGGAGTGACTCCGGTGGCCGGCGATGCCCGGCGCCTCGGGGAGCTGGTCACCGGGCCGGCCGACGGGGTTCTCGTCGACGCCCCCTGCTCCGGCCTCGGGGTCCTGCGGCGGCGCCCCGAGAGCCGTTGGCGCAAGCGTCCCGAGGATTCAGCCGCCCTGGCCCCGCTGCAGTTGTCTTTGCTCGACGCGGCGGCCCGGGTGATCGTTCCCGGGGGCCGCCTCGTCTACAGCACCTGCACTATTGCCGAGACCGAGAATGCCGACGTGGTCCGGGCCTTCCTGGGGGCCCACCCTGACTTCCGACCGGCCGACCTGCGACCATTCCTACCGGCTATCCTTCGCGACGAGCCCGGGGTGGCCGCCGGCACCCTTCAGTTGTTGCCCTCAAGACACGGCACGGATGGCTTCTTCATCGCTCGCTTCGACCGTGCCGGGCCGCGCGGATGAGCCTCGACCAACCCTTGGGAAGCCGTCCAAAAGCTGTCTTAGAGGAGTAAGCACAGGCGGAGCGAATTATGAAAGATACGTCCGATAACGGAAGAACGAGGTCTTGGGACGGCGGCGCCGAGGACGATCGCTTCGCGGCCGACCGGCAGGCCCTCAGACAGGCCGGCTTTGAACCCCCCATCGAGTTCAAGGGTCTCTTCCTTGAAGAGGCCGAGGCCGTCCTCACGGCCATCGGTGAACCGCGCTATCGGGCTCGGCAGATCCTGGAATGGATCTACCTCCGCGATGCGGCCGATTTCGCGGCCATGTCGAACCTCCCGGCGAGCCTGCGGGCCCGTTTGGCGGCCGTCGGCAGGATCCTCAGACTCGGCCCGGCCGCCACTTCGGCCTCGGGGCGGGACGAAACGGTCAAGTTCCTTTTCCGACTCGCCGACGGCGAGGCCGTCGAGAGTGTCCTGATGCGCTACCGGCAGTGGTCAACCGCCTGCCTTTCGACCCAGGTCGGCTGTCGGATGGGTTGCGCCTTCTGCGCCAGCACCATCGGCGGGCTGGTCCGCCAGCTCTCGGCCGGCGAGATCCTCGACCAGGTCCTGCGGCTCCGAGCCGAGACCGGGGAAACGGTCGGCCGCGTGGTCATCATGGGCACCGGCGAGCCGCTCGACAACTACGAGGCGACGGTCAGGTTCATCCGCCTCATCCACCAGCCCTATTCGCTGGGCCTTGGGTATCGTCACATCACCGTGTCGACGTCCGGCTTGGTACCGGGAATCGAGCGGCTGGCGGCCGAGGGGCTCCCGGTGACCCTGGCCGTTTCGCTGCATGCCCCCAGGGATGAGCTGCGGCGCCAGATCATGCCCGTCGCGCGGCGCTGGGGGTTGGCCGACCTGATC
This genomic stretch from Bacillota bacterium harbors:
- the rsmB gene encoding 16S rRNA (cytosine(967)-C(5))-methyltransferase RsmB, yielding MPGGPLNSREIALRALLAVEQQGQAAQAALDSFWAGPARPDKRDRALATELTYGTLRRRQALDWALDKVSKRPVVDLDPRVRGILRLGAYQLMFMDRIPAHAAVDEAVRQASRGGHKGITGFVNGVLRHLARGLGDGSVALPGPEELWDYLTVTESHPDWLVRRWLNELGESDTAAICHLDNQPAPTCIRANRLRNDRERLAAALMAEGVTVTVGRLASEGLSIEGYSSIPELAAFREGHFFVQDEAAMLVAPVLNPRPGETIVDACSVPGGKATHLAELAENKATVLAVDIARSKLGLITENCRRLGIEGVTPVAGDARRLGELVTGPADGVLVDAPCSGLGVLRRRPESRWRKRPEDSAALAPLQLSLLDAAARVIVPGGRLVYSTCTIAETENADVVRAFLGAHPDFRPADLRPFLPAILRDEPGVAAGTLQLLPSRHGTDGFFIARFDRAGPRG
- the rlmN gene encoding 23S rRNA (adenine(2503)-C(2))-methyltransferase RlmN, which gives rise to MKDTSDNGRTRSWDGGAEDDRFAADRQALRQAGFEPPIEFKGLFLEEAEAVLTAIGEPRYRARQILEWIYLRDAADFAAMSNLPASLRARLAAVGRILRLGPAATSASGRDETVKFLFRLADGEAVESVLMRYRQWSTACLSTQVGCRMGCAFCASTIGGLVRQLSAGEILDQVLRLRAETGETVGRVVIMGTGEPLDNYEATVRFIRLIHQPYSLGLGYRHITVSTSGLVPGIERLAAEGLPVTLAVSLHAPRDELRRQIMPVARRWGLADLIGAADRYAEVTGRRVTYEYTLIGGLNDGPREADELARLLAGHLAHVNLIPLNPVPERGFSRPGQAVVQAFLGRLERAGISATIRRELGSDINAACGQLRRDRGGGRRKAGIDGADGREDRHRAGPQGQ